One Salvelinus alpinus chromosome 9, SLU_Salpinus.1, whole genome shotgun sequence genomic window, aatgtatttcattccactttgtaacacaagaaaatgtgaagaaatccaaaggGAGTGAATACTTATGATACCCACTGTATGTGGAGTGGATAATAAAGGGGTGGAGGGGATATTGACATAATGGAAGGTAGGGGGGGTTAAGAATGAGTAAGCTAGTGTTAGGAATGAGGGGGCTGCTACAGGtgagtgtgaggggggggggggggggggggactgagggatgaggggagggggaggaggcggTCAGAGGTGAGGTCAGAATATACCCTAGAGTAGAAACACCTGCCACTACAAGTCTGTGACCTCAACCTTTTAAACTCTCATATCTTTCATCACACACTTTAACGTTTATAGTCACAAGTGACTGGGCATGACACTGCAGAAAACACATCACTCGTCTCTGTCACCAGTTGACTCAGCACTCCCAGTCCCTTTAAGTGACACACATAATGACTGAGTACAAGTTTATATTTTATCTGAACTATGTATTACAACAGGTGACCATCATGAAACATGTCTGAAGTCATTATGAAACAAGGTCACCATAGGACTAAACCATTTTGTTCTGAGCTTACAATAAATGAGAGTAGGAGAATGTCAGTTAAAATGGGACTGGGTAAGAGGCCATTTATTGCACAAATAAAACATCATAACAACATAAACATATGAGGGAGATGTTATCCTGTGATTTTAATGCCTACCAAAGAACACCTACATgctaaaatacagtacagtacatttagtCCTTGAGTGCTTTTTCGTCTTTAGTCTATACACATGTCAAATGACTGAATAAAAATTATACCCCTGATTTGAATTAATTATGTTCATAGGGTGATACTATATAACCTGATAAAAAAACACTGAATGTGTACAAATGATAGCTTGCTATGGTTGCTAGCTATATTGCTTGCTATATTGTACACAATCACTGACAGTTGCTCTAGCTACAGTATCTACTGGAAAGAGGGAAATCCCCAACACCATAAGGAAGCGCTTCATAAACCATATTCAATTAATCCAATCAATCAAACGATGGTCATTGTCAAGTCATGTTGTTCTCTGGCCCATCTGGCTCTACAACTCATCAAAATAATCACCTCATTCGCTCATCTTACTGAAATAGCATTGTACTAAAAAATGAATATATCATTGTAGATTCTTCTAAATAACACAAAACAATGGTGCTGCAGAAATCACATTCATACACACGTTTTGAGGTCCAGGAAAATTCTGAATTGCAAATGGTGTCTTGTGACATACCACTTAACGTAGCCTTTTATGTAGAATACCAGGTGAACTCTGTGAGTAAAGGTGTTATTCCAGTCTCTTCAGTGGTGAGGTGAGAACAGTATCTTCCAGTAGTGGACCAATAGGCTAACGTTGCGCAATAATTTGGGGTATGTAGCCTATTTGAGTCATTATGGAACTCAGACCGCACGTAGCAGGTTAACCCTGGAGCCTGGCGCACGGTTCACAATGACTGGACCGTTGTCATTACAGTTCAATTATTAGTAAGGATTATGGTTGATTTATCGGACTAGCCTattgttcaacccctattgtacacttttttcaccttccaatattttatggattgaatttgaatatggcaactttcaggatgaatcaaagcactgtatttttgattcatttctattgtattattgactgcatgtttgtttattccatgtgtaactctgtgttgttgtttgtgtcgcactgctttgctttatcttggccaggtcgcagttgtacatgagaacttgttctcaactagcctacctggttaaataaaggtgaaaaataaaattaaaaaaataaaaatattatattttgtgCATAAAGGCTCACCAAACCAGTTTATGTCATACATACCTTCCTAACCCTAATATTTGCCTAAATAATCTACCAGAATATTTTTTAACCAGTTGGTGCTGAAACTGTAacaaatatgcatatatttagatggATTCCTTCCATTGATCTCTAATACTCTGAAGCTTTTCTCTCAATGTATTCTAGTGAGTCTGTCGACCAAATTCGAATTAAAGGtacaccgtatttaaagggatggctttagatGAATGTACAGAAAActctattgaatgaaaactcgaTGAGAAagtctgttggccagcaagtgggaggatTTTATGAGTTCTATGAAATGTATTTATCAATTTACAAGGAAACCACGCCTGCAAAGCCCGTTACACGCCTGCATAAGgaaagtctgaataccaactactgagaagtgcataGGAAAGGCATACATTTCCTGAGCCTGAATCGACCCCTACGTCCATAGTACACCATTGTCTTGGTTCCGGACAACCATCCCAGTAGGAGTAGTAGAATGAAGTTATCCCAAGATACTGATCTGAGGTCAGTGTTGCATTGCTTCCCTCAGTGGTAAAGGTTAGTATTTGAGGAGGGTAAACTGTTTCTGTGCCAGAGGGAGAACTCCACCCGCAGCATAGCAGCTTCTCTAGAGTCAGGAGTTAGAGGTTAAGGGTCCATGCGGCCCCCTCAGTGATTCGTCAAAGAAGGGCAGAGGGACGTCTTGGCTGAGCAGGGGCATCCTCTCTCCGAGCACAGCGTCTCTGAAGTTTGGTCGTCTCCAGGCATAGACCACGCTGTTCAGACAGCCCTGCAGAGACAACATCACCGCCTGCAGAGACACCAGGATGGAAATGGAAGGGGgcacctagtcagttgcacaactgaatgcattcagctGAAATGtgccttccgcatttaacccaacccctctgaatcaggatGGAGTATAGTGGGTAAGGATAAAGCATTATGGGTGCTTATCTTAGTGTCATTATTCATTTTACATAGCTAAAGAAGGCTCTCTAGGGGAAAATGGCAATTCATTCTGGGTGATGGTATCTTGGAAGGGCTATGTCTGCAATCATCAGTGAGATAGTTGAAATACTGACCTGTATAACATACAGGGGGAAGAGATTTACTTGAGGTATGTCTGGTATCACAGACAGGACAACCAGAACAAGAGCTGGGGAAGGTACAACATAGATTATATTAGTCCTGAGGTtggagttacagagttacacacatacagggtgtgtgtgtgtgtgtgtgtgtgtgtgtgcgtgcgtgcgtgggtggggAGATGAATTTGTGTACCTGGGGTCCAGCAGAAGATGATGACCACCATCATGTAGCGAGCAGTGGAGAACATACCCCTCAGCCGTTTCCTGGAACGTCCATCTCCCTCCACAGGAAATAGTCCCTCCTCCTCATACCTGCGATACCAGCTGCCCACCTTGTAGTAAACCACCTGTACAggtacatcatcatcatcaccttaGCTCATAATTTTCATGATCATCATTCTATTGGCTGTAACTACTGTAAACTAACCCATGTTAGTGAAGATCTATGGTACTTACTGTGCAGCACACCAAAACTGGTATCACACTGACGAAGAGGAAGCATTGTATGAAGATATCATGGATATGTTCCTGGAAAACAACACAAACAAGGTCTCATTCTTTATGCTGTCCAATCCCTTTATGAACAGACAGATACAACATGTGTGGAACAAGGTATTTACTCACTATATCTGAGCAGTTGTCCCTCCAGATATGCAGGAAGAGGATACAGCTAAGAGGAACACACAATCACAGAGAGATGTGAGACACTCATAAGAAATGTTTTGCTAGAGTATGTACATTTTCTCTCATTAAAGTGTCATAAGCATTATGCAAATGCGCCATGATGAACCCTGGCCTGTGCTgcacacaaagagacacacacacctgttgcaGTATGTGCTAGCTTCACCGTTGTTTGCCGTCATGTGGCTGGGTGGTGCCAGGACTAAAGTCATCACGTACACAAAGTACATCACCAACGGTATAAACCTGTAggggcatcacacacacacagtcaggggcATACTGTATGTTGCTTTTAAGCCACTACGCAAAGCAGTGTGGTTAAAAGCAGGGATGCttctatttgaaaatgaaatagttTGACTCACCACACACAAGCATATACAGGCACAACCCCCACCCTTTGTCTACACtgggactggggagagagagggatatttgATTTTAGAATAAATCAAACAAAGTTgaggtgtgtgtgaatgtgtgtatgtgtgtgtgcatgcgtgtgtaggAGCCCTTGGTGGATGCTTGGGtcctcacctcttcctctcttggtctctccctccatccctcgacTGCATGCTTTGACTCCCAGGCATACACTATCATCAGGAGGAATGACACAAAGTAAAACATCTggaacagagaacacacacacacacacacacacacacacacacacacacacacacacacacacacacacacacacacacacacacacacacacacacacacacacacacacacacacacacacacacacacacacacacacacacacacactgttaaataATTATAATAGCAAATGGCACACAGTAAAGTGTCAAGAGCACTTCAGTTAAATGTCTATAATAGAAAGGACAAGCAGTAAAACTTTGCGTCGTCACACTATGCGATGTCATTTTTAGAGATAGTGTCATGCTCCATGACATAACACAGTATAGAACAGTTCACCCAACACAAATTCTGTCTGATTTACACACGAAAAATGCTATTACAATTGGATCACGCTGAAGCACTCAAAGACAGATTGTATGTATATCTACATCTATACCTTATGTATACCTTAGTCTAGAGGTGCTCACACAAGCTATTTTATAAATTTTTCGTCAAAGCTATAGAGTGTATTTGAGGGAATAAGGACAAAATTAAACTGTTTAACAAACTCTTTTGCATTTACAGAATGTTCATTCTAAGATTAGGATCATTATAGTGCATTATccctacatacagtataatagCCACATGAGACTGGCTCACCAGTGACAGAGGCAGTAGTTTTTCACAGATTAACACACTGGGGGTGAAGGTGTGTGTTTCATTCATTGCGCTGGTGAACATCAGGGTGACTGCTGCAAACAGATCAGCTAGAGCCAGCTGGACCAGGGGATTCACCTAAAGAGACACAGGCATTTGTGTGTTTGCAAAACTAAGAGAACGTGACAATAACATTGTACATCTCTAGCCATAGAATATATCCTGTCTAATGTGCTTGACGCAGGTGGGAATAAACGTGATATAATTCATAGCCTTGGTGTTACAGCttcagtacgccacaggatgtttttgtgctggtcaagggcagtcaagtcaggagtgaaccacgggctatatctgttcttagttctacattttttgaatggggcatgcttaattaagatggtgaggaaagcacttttgaagagcaaccatgCATCCTCttctgacgggatgaggtcaatatccttccaggttacccgggccaggtcgattagaaaggcctgctcgctaaagtgttttagggagcgtttgacagtgatgaggggagatcgtttgaccgcggacccattacgcacgcaggcaatgaggcagtgatcgctgagatcctggttgaagacagcagagatgtatttagagggcaggttggtcaggatgatatctaagagggtgcccatggttacagatttagggtttacctggtaggttccttgatcatttgtgtgagattgagggcatctagtttagattgtaggacggccggggtgttgagcatgtcccagtttaggtcacctaacagtacgaactctgaagatagatggggggcaatcaattcacatatggtgtccagggcacagctgggggctgaagggggtctataacaagcggcaacggtgagagacttgtttctggaaaggtggattttttaaaatagaagcttgaattgtttgggcacagacctggatagtatgaaaGAACgatgcaggctatctctgcagtagattgcaactccgcccctttggcagttctatcttgtcggaaaatgttatagttagggatggaaatttcaggatttttggtggccttccaaagccaggattcagacacggctaggacatccgggttggcggagtgtgcttaagcagtgaataaaacaaacttagggaagaggcttctaatgttaatatgcatgaaaccaaggcttttgcggttacagaagtcaacaaatgagagcgcctggggaattgGAGTGATGCTGGggactgcagggcctgggttaacctctacatcaccagaggaacacaggaggagtaggataagggtacggctaaaggctataaaaactggtcgtctagtgcgttggggacagagaataaaaggatcagatttctgggcacggaagaatagattcagggcataatgtacagacaagggtatggtaggatgtgagtacagtggaggtaaacctaggtattgagtgatgatgagagaggttttgtctctagaggcatggtgtgtgtgggggagtgGAACAAAAAAGCTAGCGAAAGCATATTGAACAGGGCTGGAggttctacagtgaaataagacaataatcactaaccaaaacagcaatagacaaggcatattgacattaaggagaggcatgtgtagccgatgatcatagggtccagtgagtagctaggagAGCTGGAGAcgtggcgattcagacagctggcaggccggggctagcagatgggcctccgTTGCAtcggaagagcctgttgaaaccccctcggacggttacgtcggcagaccagtcgtgatggatcggcagggctccatgttggcagtaaagggtccaggccaattggcaaaagaggtattgtagccgaGGAATTGGCTGGTGGATCTCTTCAGGCTAgcccgggagatgggcctagttcGAGGCTaactccaggctaactggtgcttgctttgggacagagatgttagccaggagtagccactcggatagcagctagctagctgcgatgatccagtgtaaaggttcagagcttgcggtaggaattgTGAGAtgaggtagagaaaaagcaggccgatatgctctgggttgatatcgcgctgtgcagactagcaggaattgaccgggctgaggctggctgatgtccaAGATAACGGTGATGACCACTAAACGGGCTAACTGACTACTatctagttagctggctagcttctgatgggggttccggttctaaagtataaaaaaatagcagatccattcagtccgtagatggaaattgagattaaaaatataaaaaacatacaataaatacacgggacgggacaagacaagacaaaacagacgtccgactgctacgccatgtTGGTGGTTTTACTAGTGTTCTGGGGTGAGTTACTGTATATTTAGGGTCCATGGACATTCAGTTAATAGTTTGTACTGGTACTGTTTGTTCCCTTTTCTATCGTTtaagtatgtaaaaaaaatacataaagaaagcaataaagaaaataaaaaataaaggaagAGAATAAGAAGGAGAATaaagaaaaaatataattttaaaaacaATGGTGCCGCCGGAGATGGCAGCATCGCAACTAGCTCTTAAGCAACTCtgcagtattttgtttgtttatgtacTATTTTTTTAAGTTATTAGCTCAGGAATTGTTTTGTGTCATTAAatacagccaggaagaactattggatattagagcggcggtaactcaccagaactTCCAGCATTACGACTTCCCTGGAGCGGATCCTTTGTTTGCTCTCCCAAGAGCAATCaaacttattccagaggctgacccaaaacaacgccagCAAAGGAGAAGTACTCAAGGCGGTCTTCTGGTCCAACTCAGGAagcgtgcacaccacccaccgctcccAAGTattttactcgctaatgtccaatcTCTCTCAAGGTGAGAGTTGCTTTTCAGAGGGACACCatggattgtaacatactctgcttcacggaaacctctctctctctctctctctctctctctctctctctctctctctctctctctctctctctctctctctctctctctctctctctctctctctctctctctctctctctctctctctctctctctctctctctctctctctctctctctctctctctctctctctctctctctctctctctctctctctctctctctctctctctctctcaattcaattggctttattggcatgggaaacatgtgttaacattgccaaagcaagtgaggtaggtaatatacaaaagtcaaataaacaataaaaatgaacagtaaacattacacatacagaagtttcaaaacaataaagacattacaaatgtcatattatatatatgcagtgttgtaacaatgtacaaatggttagagcacacaagttaaaataaataaacataaatatgggttgtatttacagtggtgtttgttcttcactggttgcccttttcttgtggcaacaggtcacaaatcttgctgctgtgatggcacactgtggaatttcacccagtagatatgggagtttatcaaaattggatttgttttcgaattctttgtggatctgtgtaatctgagggaaatatgtctctctaatatggtcatacattgggcaggaggttaggaagtgcagctcagtttccacctcattttgtgggcagtgtgcacatagcctgtcttctcttgagagccatgtctgcctacggcggcctttctcaatagcaaggctatgctcactgagtctgtacatagtcaaagctttccttaagtttgggtcagtcacagtggtcaggtattctgccactgtgtactctctgtttagggccaaatagcattctagtttgctctgtttttttgttaattctttccaatgtgtcaagtaattatctttttgttttctcatgatttggttgggtctaattgtgctgttgtcctggggctctgtggggtgtgtttgtgtctctctctctctctctctctctctctctctctctctctctctctctctctctctctctctctctctctctctctctctctctctctctctctctctctctctctctctctctctctctctctctctctctctctctctctctctctctctctctctctctctctctctctctctctctctctctctctctctctctctctctctctctctctcaattcaattggctttattggcatgggaaacatgtgttaacattgccaaagcaagtgaggtaggtaatatacaaaagtcaaataaacaataaaaatgaacagtaaacattacacatacagaagtttcaaaacaataaagacattacaaatgtcatattatatatatgcagtgttgtaacaatgtacaaatggttagagcacacaagttaaaataaataaacataaatatgggttgtatttacagtggtgtttgttcttcactggttgcccttttcttgtggcaacaggtcacaaatcttgctgctgtgatggcacactgtggaattccacccagtagatatgggagtttatcaaaattggatttgttttcgaattctttgtggatctgtgtaatctgagggaaatatgtctctctaatatggtcatacattgggcaggaggttaggaagtgcagctcagtttccacctcattttgtgggcagtgtgcacatagcctgtcttctcttgagagccatgtctgcctacggcggcctttctcaatagcaaggctatgctcactgagtctgtacatagtcaaagctttccttaagtttgggtcagtcacagtggtcaggtattctgccactgtgtactctctgtttagggccaaatagcattctagtttgctctgtttttttgttaattctttccaatgtgtcaagtaattatctttttgttttctcatgatttggttgggtctaattgtgctgttgtcctggggctctgtggggtgtgtttgtgtttgtgtctctctctctctctctctctctctctctctctctctctctctctctctctctctctctctctctctctctctctctctctctctctctctctctctctctctctctctctctctctctctctctctctctctctctctctctctctctctctctctctctctctctctctctctctctctctctctctctctctctctctctctctctctctctctctctctctctctctctctctctctctctctctctctctctctctctctctctctctctctctctctctctctctctctctctctctctctctctctctctctctctctctctctgcgccgacaggaacaaacatctctccgggaaTCAGAAGGGTGGAGGTATATGTTTTATGATTAACGACTTATGGTGTaactgtgataacatacaggaactcaagtccttctgttcacccgacctagaatatctCACAATTAAATGCAGACGGTACTATCTCCCGAGAGAATTTGTCAATAATAGCCACAGCGGTCTATATCCCCCCCAAGTGGATACGACAACGGCCCTCAAAAAACTTcattggactttatgcaaactggaaaccacatatcctgaggctgcatttattgtagctggggattttaacaaactAAATTTGAGGAAAAGGTTCCCAaaattctatcaacatattgaTTGCTGTACTCGTGCTGCTAAAACCCTTGACCATTGCTATACTACCTTCTAgaatgcatataaggccctcccacGCGCTCCATTCGGCAAATCGGACCACGATTCCATCTTgctcctcccctcctataggcagaaccTCAAACAGGAAGGACCCATGgtgaggactattcaacgctggtctgaccaatcggaatccacgcttcaagattgctttgatcacgGGGACTGGGGTATGTTCAGAGTAGCTTCAGAAAATAATATCGacactctccttctccatggccgacgtgagtaagacatttaagcatgttaaccgttgaaaggctgccggcccagatggtatccctagccgcgtcctcagagcatgtgcagaccggctggctggtgtgttcacagatatattaaatctctccctatcccagtctgttgtccctacATGCTTCaggatggccaccattgttcctgtacctaagaaagcaaaggtaattgaactaaatgactatcgccccatagcactaacttctgtcatcatgaagtgctttgagagactagtcaaggatcatatcacctccaccttacctgccaccctagaccctcttcaatttgcttaccgacccaatagatccacagacaatgcaatcgccaccacactgtacactgccctgtcccatctgaACAAAAtgcatacctatgtaagaatgctgttcattgactatagctcagcgttcaacaccattgtaccctccaagctcatcatcaagctcgaggcactgggtctgaaccccgccctgtgcaactgggtcctggacttcctgatgggtcgCCCCTAGGTggagaaggtaggaaacaacacctcctcttcactgatcctcaacactaagGCTCCACAAGGGTGTgtacacccatgactgcatggccaagcacacctccacatcaatcatcaagtttgcagatgacacaacagtagtaggcttgattaccaacaacgatgagacagcctacagggaggaggtgagggctttgggaatgtggtgccaggaaaataacctctcactcaacgtcaacaaaactaaggagatgatcgtggacatcATGAAACCTgcaatggagaaggtggaaagcttcaagttccttggcgtacacatcactgacaaactgaaatggtccacccacacagacagtgtggtgaagaaggcgtaacagcacctcttcaacctcgggaggctaaagaaatttggcttaacacctaaaaccctcacaaacttttacaggtgtACAATTgtaagcatcctgtcgggctgtatcaccgcctggtacggcaactccactgcccacaaccgcaaagctctccagagggtggtacggtctgcccaacgcattaccgggggcaaacttcccaccctcctggacacctacagcacccgatgccataggaaggccaaaacgatcatcaaccacccgagccactgactgttcaccccgctatcatccagaaggcgaggtcagtacaggtgcatcaaagctgggaccgagagactgaaaaacagcttctatctcaaggccatcagactgcttaacagccatcactagcaaaTCAGGGGcagctgcctatagacatagattagtaatcactggccacttttagaaatggatcactagccacgtcaacagtgaagaggcgactccgggatgctggccttctaggcagagttgcaaagaacaagccagactggccaataaaaaaaaagagattaagatgggcaaaagaacacagacactggacagcggaactctgcctagaaggccagcattcccggagtcgcctcttcactgttgacgttgagactggtgttttgcaggtactatttaacgaagctgccagttgaggacttgtgaggcatctgtttctcaaactagacactctaatgtacttgtcctcttgctcagttgtgcaccgggacctcccactcctctttctattctggttagtgccagtttgcgctgttctgtgaagggagtaatacacagcattgtacgagatcttcagtttcttggcaatttctcgcatggaatcgccttcatttctcagaacaagaatagactgacgagtttcagaatcaaggtctttgtttctgcccattttgagcctgtagtcgaacccacaaatgttgatgctccagatactcaactagtctacagaaggacagttttattgcttctttaacagttttcagctaattgcaaaagggttttctaatgatcaattaacctagccctcaccctccgatccaacaggtcccagacgtgctcaatgggattgagatctgggctcttcgctggccatggcagaacactgacattcctgtcttgcaggaaatcatgcacagaacgagcagtatggctggtggcattgtcatgctggagggtcatgtcaggatgagcctgcaggaagggtaccacatgagggaggaagatgtcttccctgtaacgcacagcattgagattgcctgcaatgacaacaagctcagtccaatgatgctgtgacacaccgccccagaccatgacggacccacaacctccaaatcgatcccgctccagagtagaGGCCTCGGTGTaccgctcattccttcgacgataaacgcgaatcccaccatcacccccggtgagacaaaaccgcgactcgtcagtgaagagcactttttgccagtcctgtctggtccagcaacggtgggtttgtgaccATAGGTGACGTtgctgccggtgatgtctggagaggacctgccttacaacaggcctacaagccctcagtccagcctctctcagcctattgcggacagtctgagcactgatggagggattgtgcgttcctggtgtaactcgggcaggtgttgttgccatcctgtacctgtcccgcaggtgtgatgttcggatgtaccgatcctgtgcaggtattgttatacgtggtctgccactgaggATGAttagctgtctgtcctgtctccctgtagtgctgttttaggcgtctcacagtacggacatctgcagtcctcatgcctccttgcagcatgcctaaggcacgttcacacagatgagcagggaccctgagcatctttattttggtgtttttcagagtcagtagaaaggcctctttagtgtcctaagttttcataattgtgaccttaattgcctaccgtctgtaagctgttagtgtcttaacgaccgttccacaggtgcatgtttattgaacaagcatgggaaacagtgtttaaaccctttacaatgaagatctgtgaagttatttggatttttacgaa contains:
- the LOC139584667 gene encoding transmembrane protein 116-like: MSLKRFLSNDQITGLSTVYLVSLSISLIGSFSVLVVSIVKRSHLQEQVNPLVQLALADLFAAVTLMFTSAMNETHTFTPSVLICEKLLPLSLMFYFVSFLLMIVYAWESKHAVEGWRERPREEESQCRQRVGVVPVYACVWFIPLVMYFVYVMTLVLAPPSHMTANNGEASTYCNSCILFLHIWRDNCSDIEHIHDIFIQCFLFVSVIPVLVCCTVVYYKVGSWYRRYEEEGLFPVEGDGRSRKRLRGMFSTARYMMVVIIFCWTPALVLVVLSVIPDIPQVNLFPLYVIQAVMLSLQGCLNSVVYAWRRPNFRDAVLGERMPLLSQDVPLPFFDESLRGPHGPLTSNS